One Egicoccus halophilus genomic region harbors:
- a CDS encoding phosphodiester glycosidase family protein — protein sequence MRAERPPLNLRRARWTRPLALLALAGATVGGPLAGAAAADPLEERVTTSDAWWSPAAQLSSLAASPTTIPVAEERHQVAPGVELTEFERLDPAGWLRGDLLRVDLADERVSVDLLTSGAVAGTARLSDMAARAGAVAGVNGDFFDINNTGAAIGPAVQDGELVKGGVPNRSRAFGITDDRLGRVVDVFLDGRVTLPDGTSRTLTGFNQHQLAANGIALFTGAWGTATRAGVASGAARVHEVVVADGRVVATGAAVTDAAVPVDGFVLIGRDAGADALAGLVVGDPVAVEYGPRVEPDGRLTAAVGGNQVLLRDGAVVRSTDTAVHPRTAVGVSEDGRTLFLLTVDGRQEASRGTTIEETGRLLQEFGAHSGLNLDGGGSSTMLARHPGGEPRLFNAPSDGVERSTPNGLGVFVAPGSGELTGLRIEPAVDVEHPTRVFPGLSRTFGAVGHDETFSPATTTPVFAVDGDHATVTTDGVVTGRTSGPATLRATDGPVTTTLDLDVLDPLERIEVVPGRASLAEADASTVVVVDGFDADGTRARIEPADVTVTLADPDVAEVTPTVDGFRITAKVDAGGTLATVAAADTLAYVPVTVGLADATIADTTSTAGWTTTHARAAVTLRVGGGGPTGQDVLRLGYDFTRDTATRAAYLGRSPYVEIEGQPQRLGVWIDGDGNGAWLRGRIVDAAGTLHTINYAAQIDWTGWRYVEATIPDGVAYPISFRDLYPVETRPAAQYQGEIGVSGLVARVPTTVEVPSVARAADPLLVQGRDVAGERWTFAVVADSQFEAAHPQGINVELARRTLRAARTADPDLIVIAGDLTELGHPADMRLARQVLDEELGDDVPWYYLPGNHEHYGTGNLDAFSAEFGPGRHVVDHRGVRFVLANTAFGTFRGSDFAGLVELREELEAAATDPAVEHVVVIGHHPTVDPNPQAASQLTDRREVALLERWLTEFRTASGGKGAAYIAGHAHVADLRRVDGVPYHVVPPAGAKIYGPTDAGGFSGWALYGVDPTATGGNASITDDPWLEVALHPLVEGLELEAPTTLRAGQTVELHARGALTQGRSFPLRAPATVTWRGRGLALAGDPTTPIQPGRPVAAVLDPETLELTAVRPGRVELVVEADGQLASVELTVTGPPADRPVPPARVPVGAGAR from the coding sequence GTGCGTGCCGAACGTCCTCCCTTGAACCTCCGACGGGCGCGGTGGACGCGTCCGCTCGCCCTGCTGGCCCTGGCCGGCGCGACCGTCGGCGGTCCGCTCGCCGGGGCTGCCGCCGCCGATCCGCTCGAGGAGCGGGTCACGACCTCCGACGCGTGGTGGTCGCCCGCCGCCCAGCTGTCGTCGCTCGCCGCGTCGCCCACCACCATCCCGGTCGCCGAGGAGCGGCACCAGGTCGCCCCCGGGGTCGAGCTCACCGAGTTCGAGCGCCTCGACCCGGCCGGCTGGCTGCGCGGGGACCTGCTGCGCGTGGACCTCGCTGACGAGCGGGTGTCGGTCGACCTGTTGACCAGCGGGGCGGTCGCCGGGACCGCCCGCCTGTCGGACATGGCGGCGCGTGCCGGCGCGGTCGCCGGCGTCAACGGCGACTTCTTCGACATCAACAACACGGGTGCGGCCATCGGCCCGGCGGTGCAGGACGGGGAGCTCGTCAAGGGCGGCGTCCCGAACCGATCGCGGGCGTTCGGGATCACCGACGACCGCCTCGGCCGCGTCGTGGACGTGTTCCTCGACGGTCGCGTCACCCTCCCCGACGGCACGTCCCGGACGCTGACGGGCTTCAACCAGCACCAGCTCGCCGCGAACGGCATCGCGCTGTTCACCGGGGCCTGGGGCACCGCCACCCGCGCCGGGGTCGCCTCCGGTGCCGCGCGGGTCCACGAGGTCGTGGTCGCCGACGGGCGTGTCGTGGCGACCGGGGCCGCCGTGACCGACGCGGCCGTGCCGGTCGACGGCTTCGTGCTCATCGGGCGTGACGCCGGCGCCGACGCGCTCGCCGGCCTCGTCGTCGGGGACCCGGTGGCGGTCGAGTACGGCCCGCGGGTCGAGCCCGACGGCCGCCTGACCGCCGCCGTCGGTGGCAACCAGGTACTGCTTCGTGACGGTGCGGTCGTCCGCTCCACCGACACGGCCGTGCACCCCCGCACGGCCGTCGGCGTCAGCGAGGACGGTCGCACCCTGTTCCTGCTCACCGTGGACGGCCGCCAGGAGGCCAGCCGCGGCACCACCATCGAGGAGACCGGCCGGCTGCTGCAGGAGTTCGGCGCGCACAGCGGCCTGAACCTCGACGGCGGTGGGTCGAGCACCATGCTGGCCCGTCACCCCGGTGGCGAGCCGCGACTGTTCAACGCGCCCTCGGACGGCGTCGAGCGGTCGACCCCCAACGGCCTGGGCGTCTTCGTGGCCCCGGGCAGCGGCGAGCTCACCGGCCTGCGCATCGAGCCGGCGGTCGACGTCGAGCACCCGACCCGGGTCTTTCCCGGCCTGTCGCGCACGTTCGGTGCCGTCGGCCACGACGAGACCTTCTCGCCGGCGACCACCACCCCGGTGTTCGCGGTCGACGGCGACCACGCCACCGTCACCACCGACGGTGTCGTGACCGGTCGCACGTCCGGTCCGGCGACCCTGCGTGCCACCGACGGTCCGGTCACCACCACCCTCGACCTCGACGTCCTCGACCCGCTCGAGCGGATCGAGGTCGTGCCGGGGCGCGCGTCGCTGGCCGAGGCGGACGCGTCGACCGTGGTCGTCGTCGACGGCTTCGACGCCGACGGCACCCGCGCCCGCATCGAACCCGCCGACGTGACCGTCACCCTCGCCGACCCGGACGTGGCCGAGGTCACCCCGACGGTCGACGGCTTCCGCATCACCGCGAAGGTCGACGCCGGCGGGACGCTGGCGACCGTTGCGGCCGCCGACACGCTCGCCTACGTCCCGGTCACCGTCGGGCTCGCCGACGCCACGATCGCGGACACCACCAGCACCGCCGGTTGGACCACCACGCACGCCCGGGCCGCGGTGACCCTGCGCGTCGGCGGCGGCGGACCCACCGGGCAGGACGTGCTGCGACTCGGTTACGACTTCACCCGCGACACCGCCACCCGCGCCGCCTACCTCGGCCGGTCCCCGTACGTCGAGATCGAGGGGCAGCCGCAACGTCTCGGGGTCTGGATCGACGGTGACGGGAACGGCGCCTGGCTGCGTGGCCGGATCGTCGACGCCGCCGGGACGCTGCACACCATCAACTACGCCGCCCAGATCGACTGGACCGGCTGGCGCTACGTCGAGGCCACCATCCCCGACGGGGTCGCGTACCCGATCTCGTTCCGGGACCTGTACCCGGTCGAGACCCGTCCGGCCGCCCAGTACCAGGGCGAGATCGGCGTGTCCGGCCTCGTCGCCCGGGTGCCGACGACGGTCGAGGTGCCCAGCGTCGCCCGCGCCGCGGACCCGCTGCTCGTGCAGGGACGCGACGTCGCCGGCGAGCGCTGGACGTTCGCCGTCGTCGCCGACTCGCAGTTCGAGGCCGCCCACCCGCAGGGGATCAACGTGGAGCTCGCGCGCCGTACGCTGCGCGCCGCGAGGACCGCCGACCCCGACCTGATCGTCATCGCCGGTGACCTGACCGAGCTCGGCCACCCCGCCGACATGCGCCTCGCCCGTCAGGTCCTCGACGAGGAACTCGGCGACGACGTGCCCTGGTACTACCTCCCCGGCAACCACGAGCACTACGGCACCGGCAACCTCGACGCCTTCTCCGCCGAGTTCGGTCCCGGCCGCCACGTCGTCGACCACCGTGGCGTGCGCTTCGTGCTGGCCAACACCGCGTTCGGCACCTTCCGCGGGTCGGACTTCGCCGGTCTGGTCGAGCTGCGCGAAGAGCTCGAGGCGGCGGCGACCGACCCGGCCGTCGAGCACGTCGTGGTCATCGGCCACCACCCGACCGTGGACCCCAACCCCCAGGCCGCCAGCCAGCTGACCGACCGCCGCGAGGTGGCGCTGCTCGAGCGTTGGTTGACCGAGTTCCGCACCGCTTCGGGCGGCAAGGGCGCGGCCTACATCGCCGGGCACGCCCACGTCGCCGACCTGCGGCGCGTCGACGGGGTCCCGTACCACGTCGTGCCGCCGGCCGGGGCGAAGATCTACGGGCCGACCGACGCCGGCGGGTTCTCCGGATGGGCGCTCTACGGCGTCGACCCGACCGCGACCGGCGGCAACGCCTCGATCACCGACGACCCGTGGCTCGAGGTCGCGCTGCACCCGCTGGTCGAGGGGCTCGAGCTCGAGGCACCGACCACCCTGCGTGCCGGCCAGACGGTGGAGCTGCACGCCCGTGGGGCGCTCACCCAGGGACGGTCGTTCCCGCTGCGGGCGCCGGCGACGGTGACCTGGCGCGGTCGCGGCCTCGCGCTCGCCGGTGACCCGACCACGCCGATCCAGCCCGGCCGGCCCGTCGCGGCCGTGCTCGACCCCGAGACCCTGGAACTCACGGCCGTGCGTCCGGGTCGGGTCGAGCTCGTCGTCGAGGCCGACGGTCAGCTGGCCAGCGTCGAGCTGACCGTCACCGGCCCGCCGGCGGACCGGCCGGTCCCGCCGGCGCGTGTCCCGGTCGGCGCCGGCGCCCGGTGA
- a CDS encoding response regulator, which yields MSWRLVVADDDATLRRLLCLLLERDGRFEVAAEAGDGQQALDQVAATDADLLLLDLAMPHMDGLEVLTRLDRQARPRVVVLTGFAEERLCQQVLDLGAHACLQKGSDFAALLDRLAEVAAA from the coding sequence GTGAGCTGGCGCCTGGTGGTCGCCGACGACGACGCCACGCTGCGGCGGTTGCTGTGCCTGCTGCTGGAGCGTGACGGGCGCTTCGAGGTCGCCGCGGAGGCCGGGGACGGGCAGCAGGCGCTGGACCAGGTCGCGGCGACCGACGCGGACCTGCTGCTGCTCGACCTGGCGATGCCGCACATGGACGGGCTGGAGGTGCTCACCCGTCTGGACCGGCAGGCACGCCCGCGGGTGGTGGTGCTCACCGGGTTCGCCGAGGAGCGCCTGTGCCAGCAGGTGCTCGACCTCGGCGCCCACGCCTGCCTGCAGAAGGGCTCCGACTTCGCTGCGCTCCTCGACCGCCTCGCCGAGGTCGCCGCCGCCTGA
- a CDS encoding PAS domain-containing protein → MDELAAAGFALFEAMSDLVVLLEVLGDEDDVLVVAANQAATDAIGEGVSLPGRRGSELYTHSDLADVVGRARQVLATGEPLTYQAVRELAEGRRVAAATMIPVGASSRVVVHGRDISDQVESYRRLAELEELAEIGSWQWNIRDDVVTWSPQYRRIVGATPGEPASMARSLELVHPDDRRLVAERVDLVSRGADRPRGLTYRIVRPDGEERVVQARGEVVAGDDGRPLRMFGTTQDVTEERRAEADRQRLEAALTDQRRAIELNDNVVQGLCAAWLAFELDRVEEGIALVRRTTRDAQQLVTGLLTGAASDGGPFAPGDLARVAPANPASVAGERPDPAGAT, encoded by the coding sequence GTGGACGAGCTGGCGGCGGCGGGCTTTGCGCTGTTCGAGGCGATGAGCGACCTCGTGGTGCTCCTCGAGGTCCTCGGCGACGAGGACGACGTACTGGTGGTCGCGGCCAATCAGGCCGCGACCGACGCCATCGGTGAGGGGGTGTCGCTCCCTGGTCGCCGGGGCAGCGAGCTCTACACCCACTCCGACCTCGCCGACGTGGTCGGCCGGGCACGGCAGGTCCTCGCCACCGGAGAGCCGCTCACCTACCAGGCCGTGCGGGAACTGGCGGAGGGACGTCGTGTGGCGGCGGCCACGATGATCCCCGTCGGCGCGTCCTCGCGGGTGGTGGTCCACGGGCGGGACATCAGCGACCAGGTCGAGTCGTACCGGCGGCTGGCCGAACTCGAGGAGCTGGCCGAGATCGGCAGCTGGCAGTGGAACATCCGCGACGACGTCGTGACCTGGTCGCCGCAGTACCGCCGCATCGTCGGAGCGACGCCGGGCGAGCCGGCCTCGATGGCCCGCAGCCTCGAGCTGGTGCACCCCGACGACCGCCGCCTGGTCGCCGAGCGCGTGGACCTCGTCAGCCGTGGCGCCGACCGGCCCCGCGGTCTGACCTACCGGATCGTGCGTCCCGACGGCGAGGAGCGGGTCGTCCAGGCACGTGGCGAGGTGGTGGCCGGGGACGACGGTCGGCCACTGCGCATGTTCGGCACCACGCAGGACGTCACCGAGGAACGCCGGGCCGAGGCGGACCGCCAGCGGCTCGAGGCGGCGCTGACCGATCAGCGTCGCGCCATCGAGCTCAACGACAACGTCGTGCAGGGCCTGTGCGCCGCCTGGCTCGCGTTCGAGCTCGACCGGGTCGAGGAGGGCATCGCCCTGGTGCGACGCACGACCCGCGACGCGCAGCAGTTGGTCACCGGCCTGCTCACCGGCGCCGCCAGTGACGGAGGTCCGTTCGCGCCCGGTGACCTGGCCCGTGTCGCACCGGCCAATCCGGCGTCGGTCGCCGGTGAGCGTCCGGATCCGGCGGGGGCGACGTGA
- a CDS encoding DUF1116 domain-containing protein produces the protein MTTETSPLARLLSAEPTIVTAGVELFETSLRDQGVAPVPVDWRPPAGAAADLARIAADPRTADANATALERITAAEPHWVGITTARDAVGIETGQFLHAGPPITWERASGPLRGALIGAMLYEGMADTPEQAIAIAERGELELAPCHSRAAVGPMAGVVSPSMPMFAVENGAFGNRAYCTLNEGLGKVLRYGAYGPEVIERLQWMQQVLAPAMDAAVGRLGSLDLRALIVQALQMGDELHNRNRAASALFVREVVPPLLEAGIDPSELADVVRFINGNEHFFLNLGMPAGKAAVDPARDLPGCTVVVAMARNGTDFGIQVSGTGDRWFTGPAQVPDGLFLGDYGPEDANPDIGDSTITETSGVGGFAMAAAPAIVRFVGGEVGDALTATRTMYDLALGEHPHYQIPILEFRGTPVGIDATRVVRTGIVPAVNTGIAGREAGVGQVGAGLVEPPMEAFVQAVAALAAS, from the coding sequence ATGACCACCGAGACCTCACCCCTGGCCCGGCTGCTGTCGGCCGAGCCGACGATCGTGACCGCCGGCGTCGAGCTGTTCGAGACCAGCCTGCGCGACCAGGGCGTCGCCCCGGTGCCCGTCGACTGGCGTCCGCCGGCCGGTGCGGCCGCCGACCTCGCCCGCATCGCGGCCGACCCGCGCACCGCGGACGCCAACGCGACGGCGCTGGAGCGCATCACCGCCGCCGAGCCGCACTGGGTGGGCATCACCACCGCCCGGGACGCCGTCGGGATCGAGACCGGGCAGTTCCTGCACGCCGGTCCGCCGATCACCTGGGAGCGGGCGAGCGGCCCGCTGCGTGGTGCGCTGATCGGCGCGATGCTCTACGAGGGCATGGCCGACACACCCGAGCAGGCGATCGCAATCGCCGAGCGCGGTGAGCTCGAGCTCGCGCCGTGCCACTCGCGTGCGGCGGTCGGACCGATGGCCGGCGTCGTGAGCCCGTCGATGCCGATGTTCGCGGTCGAGAACGGCGCCTTCGGCAACCGGGCCTACTGCACCCTCAACGAGGGTCTCGGCAAGGTCCTGCGCTACGGCGCCTACGGCCCCGAGGTGATCGAGCGGCTGCAGTGGATGCAGCAGGTGCTGGCGCCTGCGATGGACGCGGCCGTCGGCCGGCTCGGGTCGCTCGACCTGCGCGCCCTGATCGTGCAGGCGTTGCAGATGGGCGACGAGCTGCACAACCGCAACCGCGCCGCCTCGGCGCTGTTCGTACGTGAGGTCGTGCCGCCGCTGCTCGAGGCCGGGATCGACCCGTCGGAGCTCGCCGACGTGGTGCGGTTCATCAACGGCAACGAACACTTCTTCCTCAACCTCGGGATGCCCGCCGGCAAGGCCGCCGTCGACCCGGCCCGGGACCTGCCCGGCTGCACCGTCGTGGTGGCGATGGCCCGCAACGGCACCGACTTCGGCATCCAGGTGTCGGGCACGGGGGACCGCTGGTTCACCGGACCCGCGCAGGTGCCCGACGGGCTGTTCCTCGGGGACTACGGGCCCGAGGACGCCAACCCCGACATCGGTGACTCGACCATCACCGAGACCTCCGGTGTCGGTGGCTTCGCGATGGCGGCCGCGCCCGCGATCGTGCGGTTCGTCGGTGGCGAGGTCGGCGACGCGCTGACGGCGACCCGGACCATGTACGACCTCGCGCTCGGTGAGCACCCGCACTACCAGATCCCGATCCTGGAGTTCCGCGGCACGCCGGTCGGCATCGACGCGACGCGGGTGGTGCGCACCGGGATCGTGCCGGCGGTCAACACCGGCATCGCCGGTCGCGAGGCAGGCGTCGGACAGGTCGGCGCCGGGTTGGTCGAGCCGCCGATGGAGGCGTTCGTGCAGGCGGTCGCCGCGCTCGCGGCCAGCTGA
- a CDS encoding FdrA family protein yields MADHLDVRRGVYHDSVSLLQVSRRVADVDGVDKALVAMATELNLDVLASMGFAVPDAGPNDLLVAIRTDDDAVLEAARAEVDAALAASQGTGSAGFGDAPPPRTVAAAVRAGDVDLALVSVPGEHAFVEAMDAVRAGVSVMVFSDNVPVEQEVALKTAAAEQGVLVMGPDAGTAIVSGVGLGFANVVRPGPVGIVAASGTGAQQLTCLLDDAGIGTSHVLGVGGRDLSAAVGGRSTQQAMAALDADPATEVVVVLSKPADPTVAAEVRRVAEHLDTPVVFALLGPDAPDLTAAAAEVATALGREAGEPAQWPAPTDRPGPYTELRGLFAGGTLRDEAMVIAAAALEAPVRSNIPLADDLALTDGLDTPGHVFVDLGEDEFTLGRPHPMIDQRLRLERLAAEAARPGGRVVLLDVVLGHGAHPDPAAELAPAIADAIASGEDLAVVVSLCGTVGDPQDRDRQAAALVEAGASVHLSNAAAARTAVQLAGGRA; encoded by the coding sequence ATGGCCGATCACCTCGACGTCCGCCGGGGCGTCTACCACGACTCCGTGAGCCTGCTGCAGGTCAGCCGGCGTGTCGCCGACGTCGACGGCGTCGACAAGGCGTTGGTCGCCATGGCCACGGAGCTCAACCTCGACGTCCTGGCCTCGATGGGCTTCGCCGTCCCCGACGCCGGTCCCAACGATCTGCTCGTCGCCATCCGGACCGACGACGACGCCGTCCTGGAGGCGGCCCGGGCCGAGGTCGACGCCGCCCTCGCCGCCAGCCAGGGCACGGGCTCGGCCGGATTCGGTGACGCCCCGCCGCCACGGACCGTGGCGGCCGCGGTCCGCGCCGGCGACGTGGACCTCGCCCTGGTGTCGGTGCCCGGCGAGCACGCGTTCGTCGAGGCGATGGACGCGGTGCGGGCCGGGGTGTCCGTGATGGTCTTCAGTGACAACGTGCCGGTCGAGCAGGAGGTCGCGCTCAAGACCGCCGCCGCCGAGCAGGGTGTGCTCGTGATGGGGCCCGACGCCGGCACCGCGATCGTGTCCGGGGTCGGGCTCGGGTTCGCCAACGTCGTACGTCCCGGCCCGGTCGGGATCGTCGCCGCCTCGGGCACGGGCGCGCAGCAGTTGACCTGCCTGCTCGACGACGCCGGCATCGGCACCAGCCACGTGCTCGGGGTGGGCGGGCGCGACCTGTCCGCCGCCGTGGGAGGTCGCTCGACGCAGCAGGCCATGGCGGCGCTCGACGCCGACCCGGCCACCGAGGTGGTGGTGGTGCTGTCCAAGCCGGCCGACCCGACGGTCGCCGCGGAGGTCCGACGGGTCGCCGAGCACCTCGACACCCCGGTCGTGTTCGCGCTGCTCGGACCCGACGCCCCCGACCTGACGGCGGCGGCCGCCGAGGTGGCGACGGCGCTCGGTCGGGAGGCGGGCGAGCCGGCGCAGTGGCCCGCGCCGACCGACCGGCCCGGTCCGTACACGGAGCTGCGCGGGCTGTTCGCCGGCGGGACGCTGCGCGACGAGGCGATGGTCATCGCGGCCGCCGCCCTGGAGGCGCCCGTGCGCTCCAACATCCCGCTCGCCGACGACCTCGCGTTGACCGACGGGCTCGACACGCCCGGGCACGTGTTCGTCGACCTCGGTGAGGACGAGTTCACCCTCGGGCGTCCGCACCCGATGATCGACCAGCGGCTGCGGCTCGAACGGCTCGCGGCGGAGGCGGCCCGGCCCGGGGGACGGGTGGTGCTGCTCGACGTCGTGCTCGGCCACGGCGCCCATCCGGATCCGGCGGCCGAGCTGGCCCCGGCGATCGCCGATGCCATCGCCTCCGGCGAGGACCTCGCCGTGGTGGTCTCGCTGTGCGGGACCGTCGGGGACCCGCAGGACCGCGACCGGCAGGCCGCCGCGCTGGTCGAGGCCGGCGCGTCGGTGCACCTGAGCAACGCCGCCGCGGCCCGCACGGCCGTGCAGCTCGCAGGAGGACGCGCATGA
- a CDS encoding DUF2877 domain-containing protein — protein sequence MTGPARGSAAPAPSVLGAGASEAVHDLVTGPPTDVRVLACFPAATYLDVGGRVLAVATADGVHHPNALALAVATAARPFATLAAADVGRLGHGRLELPGLTVTVRRWWSPRPALAPVAAARLHTRAEELAALLAATAPALPPDTAARTDRLTAALAHDEPSAAADAVALLGLGPGLTPTGDDLLCGLFAAVDRLAPALTASGADTAALVARVRRAADTVVGRAPSATTAISAGLLHHARRGEVCAPAAAVLHGLTGTGPLPEAVGALLAVGATSGRDLGVGLLAGTRLVLAAAAGTTTTTPTTPAPFAARQEAR from the coding sequence GTGACGGGCCCGGCACGCGGGTCGGCCGCACCGGCTCCGAGCGTGCTGGGCGCCGGTGCGAGCGAGGCCGTCCATGACCTCGTGACCGGCCCGCCCACCGACGTGCGGGTCCTGGCCTGCTTCCCGGCCGCGACCTACCTCGACGTCGGCGGTCGGGTGCTCGCCGTGGCCACGGCCGACGGCGTGCACCATCCCAACGCGCTCGCGCTGGCGGTCGCGACCGCCGCCCGGCCGTTCGCCACGCTCGCCGCCGCCGACGTCGGCCGGCTCGGCCACGGCCGCCTCGAGCTGCCCGGGCTGACCGTCACCGTCCGCCGCTGGTGGTCGCCACGACCGGCGCTGGCCCCGGTCGCGGCCGCGCGCCTGCACACCCGGGCCGAGGAGCTCGCAGCGCTGCTCGCCGCCACCGCACCGGCGCTGCCGCCCGACACCGCAGCACGGACGGACCGGCTGACGGCCGCCCTGGCCCACGACGAGCCGTCCGCCGCAGCGGACGCCGTCGCCCTGCTCGGTCTCGGTCCCGGCCTGACGCCGACCGGTGACGACCTGCTGTGCGGGCTGTTCGCCGCCGTCGACCGCCTGGCGCCGGCGCTGACCGCCAGCGGTGCCGACACGGCAGCGCTGGTCGCGCGGGTACGACGGGCGGCCGACACGGTCGTCGGGCGTGCCCCCAGCGCCACCACGGCCATCTCCGCCGGGTTGCTCCACCACGCCCGCCGTGGCGAGGTCTGTGCACCGGCGGCCGCGGTGCTGCACGGCCTCACCGGCACGGGCCCGCTGCCCGAGGCCGTCGGGGCGCTGCTCGCCGTGGGCGCGACCTCCGGTCGGGACCTGGGCGTCGGCCTGCTCGCCGGTACCCGCCTGGTCCTCGCCGCCGCCGCCGGCACGACCACGACCACCCCCACCACGCCCGCTCCGTTCGCCGCCCGCCAGGAGGCCCGCTGA